Proteins encoded together in one Lathyrus oleraceus cultivar Zhongwan6 chromosome 5, CAAS_Psat_ZW6_1.0, whole genome shotgun sequence window:
- the LOC127082584 gene encoding FBD-associated F-box protein At1g66320-like, with translation MDSDLPYSILSFIFSKLSFKDRVKTSLLSKHWLHEWRFSSTTHLNFDLYNTLATDKSQFTARLDQFMLHYQHATISSIRVKFPLGDEHRDVIDRLISEGIAKGVKHIQLLFSHQTNHTNLNLEFKPYRFPFTLLSNTDSLTYLHLENCLLVASMDFSGLKNLTTLVLQQIVVKQDLLESLLSNCIHLADFTLDNCELCYYFKIITPTLVHLKIVNCRCIFMTEIYITTSKLRRLNMIDCGSEISAPYMIYIDAKNLSSFEYSGVITRKFSVMAPKLLEIFLNASVKHKYSGHTTTTPKLLKVFWNAAVREENRQIKDYVSFEF, from the coding sequence ATGGACAGTGACTTGCCTTATTCTATTTTATCCTTTATCTTTTCCAAGTTATCTTTTAAGGATCGTGTCAAAACTTCCCTATTGTCCAAGCACTGGCTTCACGAATGGAGATTTTCATCAACAACACACCTCAATTTTGATCTCTATAACACACTGGCAACAGACAAATCTCAATTTACAGCAAGATTGGATCAGTTCATGCTTCATTATCAACACGCTACAATCAGTTCAATTCGAGTAAAATTTCCATTGGGTGATGAACACAGGGATGTGATTGATAGATTGATTTCTGAAGGGATTGCTAAGGGTGTTAAACATATTCAACTATTATTCTCACATCAAACTAATCATACTAATTTAAATTTGGAATTTAAGCCTTATAGATTTCCCTTTACTCTCTTATCTAACACTGATTCTCTAACCTATCTGCACCTAGAGAACTGCCTCTTAGTAGCATCTATGGATTTCTCTGGATTGAAGAATCTCACAACTCTTGTGTTGCAACAAATCGTTGTGAAACAGGATCTACTTGAGAGCCTGTTATCCAACTGCATCCATCTCGCAGACTTCACACTTGATAACTGCGAGTtatgttattattttaaaataattacTCCAACATTGGTTCATTTGAAAATTGTTAACTGTCGCTGTATCTTTATGACTGAAATATACATTACTACTTCAAAGTTGCGTCGTTTGAACATGATTGATTGCGGCTCTGAGATATCAGCTCCGTATATGATATATATTGATGCTAAGAATCTCTCGTCTTTTGAATATAGTGGTGTCATCACTAGGAAATTTTCTGTTATGGCACCAAAGTTATTGGAGATTTTTTTGAATGCTTCTGTAAAACACAAATACAGTGGTCATACTACAACAACACCAAAGTTATTGAAGGTTTTTTGGAATGCAGCCGTAAGAGAGGAAAATCGTCAAATTAAAGATTATGTCAGTTTTGAATTTTGA